The following nucleotide sequence is from Gammaproteobacteria bacterium.
AAAATGCGCCGACGGTGCAAACCGGAGTTACCCACTGCCGACCCAGGAAACAGATACGGGAAAGACCAACATGACTATTAGCCAACAGAAGGTTGTCACGATCCATTACAAGGTTGTCGATGTTGCCAGCGATGAAGTTATTGATTCATCCGAGGGCGATGATCCGATGACTTACCTGCATGGTGCCAGAAACATTATTCCGGGACTCGAGCAGGAGTTGGAGGGGAAGGCGGTTGGAGAGGAATTCGAAGTCACGGTGGAACCGGGTGAGGCCTACGGCGAGTATAGTGAAGACCGCGTTCAGGTCGTGCCAAAAGAAGCTTTTCAGGAAATGGAAACGATAGAACCCGGCATGATGGTCACCTCGCAAACCGACCAGGGCCAGATCAACCTGGTTGTCACCGAAGTCGATGAAGCCACGGTGACGGTCGATGCCAATCATCCGCTTGCTGGCAAATCGTTAAAATTCAGTGTCAAGGTCGAGGCGGTACGCGATGCCAGCGAGGAAGAACTGGCGCACGGCCATGTGCACGGACCGGGAGGTCACGACCACTAGCCCTGCCGGATCAGGGATTTAATGCTTCGCTTTGGCGTTTGATATTGACCAGCGTCTGCAGGCGTGTCAGTAAATCTTCTTCGTCGATCGGCTTGGTAATGAAATCATTTGTTCCGGCGCCGAATATTGCTGTGAAATCGGTGCGTTCGTCCTCGCCGGGTTCGATAGTCATCAGCAGAATCGGCAGCGTGAGGTAGTCAAGTTCAAGTTCGTTACGGATGGTCTGGATCAATTCGTAGCCGTTCACGTCGCTGGTCAGCATCAGGTCAGTAATCATGACATCGATACTACAGTTGCCATTGTCAGCCAGGTCCTGTTTGAGAAATTCGATCACTTCACCGGCGTCACGAAAATGGAAATACTCGATGCCGTTTTTTTCAAGTATTCCGGTGGTGATGGCGGTTGAGGTGGCACTTTTATCGACGTATAGAATTCGAACCGGTAACTCGTTCTGCGTTCCAAGGAAGTTAAGAATGAAGTTAACCAGTGGTTTCGTCCCATCGGCCTTGTCGAAGTAAGCCGTTACGGCGTCGGTGTCTTCCATGTCGCCACCCACAATGCGAGGTTCGGTGTCACCCGAGACGACGAAAATGGCGGTTTCTTTATTCTTTGGCGTTTGTCGAATCTGCTCGATTAATGCATAACCATCGATATCGGGTAGCGTGATACCGGTAGTGATGATTTCAAATTCGTACCGTTTGACAGCCGTCATTGCCTCCTTGCCGTTAGCGCAGGCGATGATGTCAAGATCGGGTGCGCGGCCCGAGATTTCCTTGAAAAGAATCGCGCGTGCTGAATCTGAAGTATCAATCAGTAATAGTCGACGTTTTGCGGGCATTTTATTCTAGGTTGGCTCTATTTGATTCAAGTGCCGCGCCACTGCGATCCAGGACCCGGCTAGCCCGAGTAGGGTACTTGATGTTATCAGGATGATAAAGTCGTTAAACGAAAATGTGATCAGGCTCATATCAGACTTATATAGCAGATTTAGACGTTCGAGTGGGCCCGAAATCGAAAGGTAACCAACCTCGACGATCAACCACGAAATGATACCGCCCAGTAAGCCATACCAGACACCGCCGTAGAGAAATGGTCGCCGGATGAATGCGTCGGTGGCACCAATTAGCTTGGTGACTATTATTTCTTGGTAGCGATTCTGGATATCGAGCCTGATCGTGTTACCAATGATCAGCAGCACTGCGCAGGAGAACAGTATCGTAATAATCACGACCGAGCGCCGGGCGATTTCAATAATTGTATAAAGTCGCTCCAGCCACTCCGTATCTAGCTTGGCGATATGAACCTCGGGCATTTTCTGCAGATTATTAAGCAGGTTGCGAACTGTAAAAGTATCGGCCTCGCCAGGTTCGACGATAATAGTATGCGGCAGCGGGTTGGTACTCAGCGTATCGATGCTCTTGCCAAATCCCGAGTCCTGCCGAAATTTTTCGAGCGATTGATCAC
It contains:
- a CDS encoding peptidylprolyl isomerase: MTISQQKVVTIHYKVVDVASDEVIDSSEGDDPMTYLHGARNIIPGLEQELEGKAVGEEFEVTVEPGEAYGEYSEDRVQVVPKEAFQEMETIEPGMMVTSQTDQGQINLVVTEVDEATVTVDANHPLAGKSLKFSVKVEAVRDASEEELAHGHVHGPGGHDH
- a CDS encoding response regulator, with the protein product MPAKRRLLLIDTSDSARAILFKEISGRAPDLDIIACANGKEAMTAVKRYEFEIITTGITLPDIDGYALIEQIRQTPKNKETAIFVVSGDTEPRIVGGDMEDTDAVTAYFDKADGTKPLVNFILNFLGTQNELPVRILYVDKSATSTAITTGILEKNGIEYFHFRDAGEVIEFLKQDLADNGNCSIDVMITDLMLTSDVNGYELIQTIRNELELDYLTLPILLMTIEPGEDERTDFTAIFGAGTNDFITKPIDEEDLLTRLQTLVNIKRQSEALNP
- the ftsX gene encoding permease-like cell division protein FtsX, which produces MTSKTIARRQMVAGSNIRRHKPATSNRISAYLLHHLQSLIFSLRKIYAAPATTIMTVAVIGITLSLPGGFYLFLKNVDAISGDFRSSSQISLFLDLKISEKKAREIDKRIAKMEHVDSTRFISRDQSLEKFRQDSGFGKSIDTLSTNPLPHTIIVEPGEADTFTVRNLLNNLQKMPEVHIAKLDTEWLERLYTIIEIARRSVVIITILFSCAVLLIIGNTIRLDIQNRYQEIIVTKLIGATDAFIRRPFLYGGVWYGLLGGIISWLIVEVGYLSISGPLERLNLLYKSDMSLITFSFNDFIILITSSTLLGLAGSWIAVARHLNQIEPT